One segment of Salvia splendens isolate huo1 chromosome 20, SspV2, whole genome shotgun sequence DNA contains the following:
- the LOC121781208 gene encoding far upstream element-binding protein 2-like, translated as MADEAVYAAGGESNKRKYDDSPPPVGRRSTGFSSPPDSAAPPPSYSNVPPPMNEIELAKQKAQEIAARLLNNVDPSKRARVDNGAGAGGYDAVDTGVSHKHSGFGLGVPAQSASYGYPGPSKKIDIPNGRVGVIIGKGGETIKYLQLQSGAKIQVTRDMDADPNSTSRAVELTGTPDQIATAEQLINDVLSEADAGGSGIVSRRLTGQQSGADQFVMMIPNNKVGLVIGKGGETIKSMQATTGARIQVIPLHLPPGDMSRERTVQIEGTSEQIEAAKQLVEEVTSENRMRGQSMSGGYSQQGYQARPPTNWGHSGPAGQQPGYGYVQPGAYPGPPQYGMTQPPYSGYPPQATSGGYGASWDQSSTAPQNQQAAQGGAYDYYNQHAPSQQQQAHGGTTAPTDASGYGYSQAAYSQGQGGYGQDGYGGYHGAQSGYGQQQQNPSAGYDQQQQSYNSAYPTPDGQTPSYGTQSDPNQAPASAQSYNAGGQPSPNPNYPHQASSQPGYGAQSGYGTQPPYGNYATPQSQKQGSQPTAYAQPQQSPSAQGGAYAQPGYPRSQPPPAQASYAHADSGAQRPP; from the exons ATGGCAGATGAGGCTGTGTACGCTGCCGGAGGCGAATCGAACAAGCGCAAGTATGATGATTCCCCACCACCTGTGGGCCGCAGGTCGACGGGGTTCTCGTCGCCTCCCGATTCCGCTGCACCTCCTCCTTCGTACAGCAACGTTCCGCCGCCAATGAACGAGATCGAGCTGGCTAAACAGAAGGCGCAGGAGATAGCAGCGAGGCTTTTAAACAACGTCGACCCTTCGAAGAGAGCCAGAGTTGATAACGGAGCTGGCGCCGGTGGCTACGATGCTGTTGATACAG GTGTCAGCCACAAACATTCAGGTTTTGGTCTTGGTGTTCCAGCACAAAGTGCTTCGTATGGCTACCCAGGTCCGAGCAAGAAAATTGATATTCCAAATGGAAGGGTTGGTGTGATAATTGGCAAAGGTGGCGAGACTATCAAGTACCTCCAACTACAGTCAGGAGCTAAGATTCAGGTCACCAGAGACATGGATGCAGATCCTAACTCTACTTCAAGAGCAGTTGAGCTCACGGGAACTCCTGATCAGATAGCCACAGCAGAGCAATTGATCAATGATGTTCTTTCTGAG GCTGATGCAGGTGGTTCTGGAATAGTCTCCCGGCGGTTGACTGGGCAGCAATCTGGGGCCGATCAATTTGTTATGATGATCCCTAATAATAAA GTGGGACTTGTTATTGGTAAAGGAGGTGAAACTATAAAAAGTATGCAAGCAACAACTGGAGCTCGTATCCAG GTCATACCTCTTCATCTCCCCCCGGGTGATATGTCAAGGGAGAGGACAGTGCAAATTGAAGGAACTAGCGAACAAATTGAAGCTGCAAAACAGTTGGTTGAAGAAGTTACCAGTGAG AACCGCATGAGAGGTCAATCGATGTCTGGAGGGTATTCCCAGCAAGGTTATCAAGCTAGGCCACCTACTAACTGGGGACACTCGGGCCCAGCTGGGCAACAACCTGGTTATGGCTATGTCCAGCCTGGTGCATACCCTGGTCCACCACAATATGGCATGACTCAACCACCGTACTCTGGTTATCCTCCTCAAGCCACATCCGGTGGGTATGGAGCTAGCTGGGATCAATCATCAACTGCTCCTCAAAATCAGCAAGCTGCTCAAGGAGGTGCCTATGATTATTACAACCAACACGCACCATCCCAGCAACAGCAAGCTCATGGGGGGACTACTGCCCCGACCGATGCTTCGGGCTATGGCTACAGTCAGGCCGCCTACAGTCAAGGACAAGGCGGCTACGGCCAAGATGGTTATGGTGGTTATCATGGAGCTCAATCTGGTTACGGCCAGCAACAGCAGAATCCTAGTGCTGGATATGATCAACAGCAGCAAAGCTACAACTCTGCCTATCCAACACCCGATGGTCAAACTCCTTCATATGGAACACAAAGCGACCCCAATCAAGCACCTGCGTCTGCGCAGTCATACAACGCCGGTGGTCAACCCAGCCCAAACCCAAATTATCCACATCAAGCTTCCAGCCAGCCCGGTTATGGAGCACAGAGTGGCTACGGGACCCAACCACCCTATGGAAACTATGCGACACCTCAGTCTCAAAAGCAAGGCAGTCAGCCCACTGCATATGCACAGCCTCAGCAATCACCTAGTGCACAAGGTGGTGCATATGCTCAGCCTGGATATCCTCGTTCTCAGCCCCCACCTGCCCAGGCTAGCTATGCTCACGCAGATTCAGGTGCCCAGCGACCTCCATAG